In Cryptococcus neoformans var. neoformans JEC21 chromosome 5 sequence, one genomic interval encodes:
- a CDS encoding D-lactaldehyde dehydrogenase, putative, with translation MTAITKGDYILVTGASGYIASQTVKEFLKEGYRVRGTVRSQDKGEYLKQLFEGLGAFDYVIVEDITKDGIFDEAVKGIDAVAHLASPFYISNVKDPQELIGPAVKGTTGVLKSIQKENPKVKRVVITSSVASIMSVRSRKGPVVYTEEDWNVDSIPYVEENGVNSDGGESYRASKTLAEKALWKFIEDEKPSWDAVAINPPLVLGEIIHQCDDPTKLNTSVFHFWEWASGRKSEKDLPGGGANWVDVKDVALGHVRALTVPEAGGQRFIVGAGPFAAQDYCDVLHKRFPEIPNIPVGKPNSHDEIVKGANIFDGSKATKVLGIQYSSFEETVVEMAESLRKRFGQF, from the exons ATGACTGCCATCACCAAAGGAGATTACATTCTCGTCACTGGCGCCAGCGGCTACATCGCGTCCCAGACTGTCAAGGAATTTCTTAAAGAGGGATACAGAGTCAGGGGTACTGTCAGATCTCAGGATAAGGGAGAGTACCTCAAGCAGCTATTTGAAGGGCTCGGGGCGTTTGACTATGTCATTGTTGAAGACATCACCAAG GATGGTATCTTCGACGAGGCTGTCAAAGGCATAGACGCTGTTGCTCACCTTGCATCTCCTTTTTATATTAGCAATGTTAAGGACCCCCAGGAACTTATAGGTCCAGCGGTTAAGGGCACCACTGGTGTTTTGAAGAGTATCCAGAAAGAAAA CCCTAAGGTTAAGAGGGTCGTTATCACGTCCTCTGTTGCGTCTATCATGTCCGTTCGATCTCGAAAGGGCCCAGTTGTGTACACTGAGGAAGATTGGAACGTTGATTCCATTCCTTACGTGGAAGAAAACGGCGTAAACTCTGACGGGGGTGAATCCTATAGAGCGAGCAAAACTTTGGCCGAAAAGGCTCTTTGGA AGTTCATTGAGGACGAGAAGCCCTCATGGGATGCTGTAGCTATCAACCCCCCTCTTGTTTTGGGTGAAATTATCCATCAATGTGATGACCCTACCAAGCTCAACACTTCTGTCT TCCATTTCTGGGAATGGGCTTCTGGCAGGAAGTCCGAGAAAGATCTCcctggtggtggtgctAACTGGGTTGACGTCAAGGATG TCGCTCTTGGTCACGTCCGGGCTCTCACCGTCCCTGAAGCCGGTGGCCAACGATTCATTGTTGGTGCCGGTCCTTTCGCTGCCCAAGACTACTGCGATGTCCTCCACAAGCGGTTCCCCGAGATCCCTAACATTCCCGTTGGCAAGCCCAATTCCCACGACGAGATCGTCAAGGGTGCCAACATCTTTGACGGCTCCAAGGCTACCAAGGTTTTGGGTATCCAATACTCCTCCTTCGAGGAAACTGTTGTGGAGATGGCTGAGAGCTTGCGAAAGAGGTTTGGGCAGTTTTAG
- a CDS encoding dihydrokaempferol 4-reductase, putative encodes MPAIQPGSLVLVTGASGYIAAHTIDALLKEGFNVRGTVRSQSKGEYLAKLFKGAKARFEYVIVGDIAQEGAFDEAVKSVNAVAHMASPYHFNAVELDELFEPAKKGTTGVLESLKKNNPDCKRVVVTSSVAAIVNSNIKPPHTFTEADWNPVSLKVCEEKGRDADGVNKYRASKTLAEKVFWKFFEDEKPSFDGVAINPPLVLGPIIHECDSPESLNTSVANFYDWMIGKKTEKNLPEAGGNYVDVRDCALAHLRALVVPEAAGQRFITGNGAYNGNDFCIALAETCPDLKGVAKGNADPAYRKKLIDENNHMDGSKAEKVLGLAYRSKNETLRDMAKSLRARFNF; translated from the exons ATGCCCGCTATCCAGCCTGGATCTTTGGTGCTCGTTACCGGTGCTTCTGGTTACATCGCCGC CCATACCATAGATGCCCTATTGAAAGAAGGATTCAATGTACGAGGTACAGTTAGGAGTCAGTCAAAGGGTGAATACCTTGCCAAACTCTTCAAGGGTGCAAAGGCCAGGTTTGAATATGTAATCGTCGGAGATATCGCACAG GAAGGAGCATTCGATGAAGCCGTGAAGAGTGTGAATGCAGTAGCTCACATGGCTAG TCCTTACCATTTCAACGCAGTTGAGTTGGACGAGTTGTTCGAACCTGCTAAGAAGGGTACTACGGGAGTCTTGGAAAGtctcaagaagaacaa CCCCGACTGTAAGCGGGTTGTAGTAACAAG CTCTGTGGCGGCCATCGTCAATTCCAACATTAAGCCTCCTCATAC CTTTACCGAGGCCGATTGGAATCCCGTCAGCCTGAAGGTCTGCGAGGAGAAAGGCAGAGATGCCGATGGCGTGAACAAGTATCGAG CTAGCAAAACTCTTGCCGAAAAAGTCTTCTGGAAGTTCTTCGAGGACGAGAAGCCGTCCTTCGATGGAGTCGCTATCAACCCTCCGTTGGTACTCGGTCCTATCATACATGAATGCGATTCCCCCGAGTCCCTCAATACATCTGTAG CCAATTTTTACGACTGGATGATCGGCAAGAAGACGGAAAAAAATTTGCCCGAGGCTGGTGGTAATTATGTTGATGTGCGGGATT GCGCTTTGGCTCACCTTCGCGCCCTCGTCGTACCGGAAGCTGCTGGTCAAAGGTTCATTACTGGCAACGGTGCATATAATGGTAACGACTTTTGCATT GCCCTCGCTGAGACGTGTCCAGACTTGAAAGGTGTTGCCAAGGGCAACGCCGATCCAGCCTATAGGAAGAAGCTTATCGACGAAAACAATCACATGGACGGGTCGAAGGCAGAAAAAGTGCTGGGGTTGGCATATAGGTCCAAAAATGAGACTTTGAGAGACATGGCGAAGAGCTTAAGGGCAAGGTTCAATTTCTAG
- a CDS encoding phosphate transporter, putative, whose amino-acid sequence MKFGTLLELNSNIEWWDYYVDYDALKKLFPSTPLDPSYRATHQNDESSAILPLRRDLKKYASPENFKQALDKERSKVTEFYKSKFEELTGSFEQLEDEVARMEERDLVQDDTIKEVDEENEDAEGGPDEQQDNPSTRETDNLLGPSSSPTRARSPLSRPRPSFVGRLGSSFNFGRRKSAALPSSRDPDILEASIQPTYRPSRSPGATRTRMSDSMTSSYFDESPSGRVPGPRSGRRVSDLESSVDDIRTTSGGHDRRTSVSSLSSHEGDFNWPRRLYHSLGLVQMDPATVPDWAATSVGDVEEGRYGFLHGPNAKQAIFVWTANNDYATVLRIGLKKRISKVWLDAYALKQYVELNMTAFEKILKKYDKNTDSKLKKQYISEMVLQSVPWTETSKKDLDELLARILFLYRRVVAGGDDDLAREQLRSQLREKVVIDRETVWSQMVSGRNRSEGIFRSVTPDQIASSEPNKNVLRTPFGSLRVPTWLTMKAAMVILATVSSILIVQLQPLDRVEESNCMAMLVFCIILWATEAIPLFVTSLAVPFLTVILRVIRSSDGEDERLSAADATKYIFSQMFSPTIMLLIGGFTIAAVLSKTRLDVMTATRILNAAGSNPSVVLLVLMSVATFASMWISNVAAPTLCYALIKPITDELHPKSNFSKCLIIAIALAANIGGQASPISSPQNLISLGSMDPPLSWLQWFAISIPVSSLSVVLIWAFLHINYRWESDLEIPKMRKNTDPLTVTHYYVLAVSALTILLWCAEKSLEDWLGDMGVIAIVPLLAFFGTGILSKEDFHSFHWSIVFLAMGGIALGKATLSSGLLDMLNNLLERLVEGMGLYSILIVFSMLALVIATFISHTIAAVLLVPIATRIGDSLEEPHPRLLIMATALICSAGMGLPVSGFPNMTAITQENKLGQRFIGASDFLKNGILSSILAMFVIVTVGYAIMRGLGL is encoded by the exons ATGAAATTCGG TACTCTCCTCGAGCTCAACAGCAACATCGAATGGTGGGACTACTATGTGGA CTATGATGCCCTCAAAAAGCTCTTCCCTTCAACTCCTCTTGACCCATCCTACCGAGCGACGCACCAAAATGACGAGTCTTCTGCCATCCTTCCTTTACGTCGGGATTTAAAAAAGTATGCTTCCCCTGAAAACTTCAAGCAAGCCCTCGATAAGGAACGGAGCAAGGTTACCGAGTTCTACAAGTCAAAGTTTGAAGAGCTCACAGGGTCATTTGAGcagttggaagatgaagttgcgaggatggaagaaagagaccTGGTGCAGGACGACACTATCAAggaggttgatgaagaaaacgAGGATGCGGAAGGGGGACCGGACGAGCAACAGGACAACCCAAGCACAAGAGAAACCGATAACTTGCTCGGCCCCAGCAGTTCCCCAACCAGGGCACGATCCCCCCTTTCTCGTCCAAGGCCATCCTTCGTTGGGCGTCTTGGAAGCAGTTTCAACTTTGGAAGACGAAAGAGTGCTGCATTGCCAAGCTCTCGCGACCCCGACATCCTCGAAGCTTCCATTCAACCCACTTACCGTCCTTCGCGAAGTCCGGGTGCTACACGCACTAGGATGTCGGACTCGATGACAAGCTCATACTTTGACGAGTCACCTTCTGGACGCGTCCCTGGACCCCGTTCTGGACGAAGGGTGTCCGATCTCGAGTCATCCGTTGATGACATTCGTACAACATCTGGTGGGCACGACAGAAGGACCTCCGTATCCTCCTTATCATCTCATGAGGGTGACTTCAACTGGCCCCGTCGTCTCTATCACTCTCTCGGTCTTGTTCAAATGGACCCAGCCACTGTTCCTGATTGGGCAGCTACCTCTGTAGGAGACGTCGAGGAAGGCAGATACGGGTTTTTGCATGGCCCGAATGCTAAGCAAGCCATCTTTGTCTGGACGGCTAATAATGACTATGCGACAGTGTTGAGAATTGGACTCAAAAAGAGGATAAGCAAGGTGTGGCTTGACGCCTATGCGTTGAAGCAATACGTCGAGTTGAATATGACTGCTTTTGAGaagattttgaagaagtACGACAAGAATACCGATTCCAAG CTCAAGAAGCAGTATATCTCTGAAATGGTTTTGCAATCCGTGCCTTGGACGGAAACAAGCAAGAAAGACCTCGACGAATTGTTAGCTCGTATCCTCTTTCTGTACCGACGTGTTGTTGCAGGCGGCGATGACGACCTCGCGAGAGAGCAACTTCGATCTCAGCTGCGAGAAAAAGTGGTTATTGACCGCGAGACTGTCTGGTCCCAGATGGTCTCTGGTAGAAATCGTTCCGAAGGGATCTTCAGAAGTGTCACCCCAGACCAGATTGCGTCGTCTGAGCCGAATAAGAATGTACTCAGGACACCATTTGGGAGCCTTAGAGTACCGACTTGGCTGACAATGAAGGCGGCCATGGTCATTCTAGCAACCGTCTCTTCAATCTTGATAGTACAATTACAGCCCCTCGACAGAGTAGAAGAAAGCAATTGTATGGCTATGCTTGTATTCTGTATAATCCTTTGGGCAACCGAG GCTATCCCCTTGTTTGTCACATCTCTTGCTGTACCTTTTTTGACTGTCATTCTCCGAGTCATTCGTTCATCggatggagaagacgagaggcTCAGTGCAGCAGATGCTACCAAGtacatcttctcccaaatGTTCTCACCTACGATTATGCTCCTTATCGGTGGTTTCACGATCGCCGCTGTGCTGTCAAAGACCCGACTTGACGTCATGACAGCTACACGTATCTTGAACGCCGCCGGTTCGAACCCAAGTGTCGTCCTGCTTGTATTGATGTCCGTGGCAACGTTTGCGAGTATGTGGATCAGTAATGTCGCGGCTCCCACTTTGTGTTATGCCCTAATTAAACCAATTACCGACGAATTGCACCCTAAGTCGAATTTCTCCAAATGTTTGATC ATCGCTATTGCCCTTGCTGCCAACATTGGTGGTCAAGCTTcgcccatctcctcccctcagaatctcatctccctcgGTTCGATGGACCCACCTCTCTCATGGCTTCAGTGGTTTGCAATCTCTATTCCCgtttcctccctctcaGTTGTTCTTATCTGGGCGTTCCTGCACATCAATTATCGATGGGAGTCTGATTTAGAAATCCCCAAGATGCGCAAGAACACCGACCCACTCACTGTGACACATTATTATGTGTTAGCTGTCAGTGCATTGACGATCTTGTTATGGTGCGCGGAGAAGAGTTTGGAAGATTGGCTCGGTGATATGGGTGTCATTGCCATTGTTCCCCTTTTGGCATTTTTCGGCACTGGGATCTTATCAAAG GAGGATTTCCATTCGTTCCACTGGTCCATCGTCTTCTTGGCCATGGGTGGTATTGCCCTGGGTAAAGCTACCCTTTCTTCCGGGCTGCTCGATATGCTCAATAATCTTCTCGAACGTCTCGTTGAAGGCATGGGTCTTTACTCTATCCTCATCGTCTTTTCCATGTTGGCTTTGGTAATCGCTACATT CATCTCGCACACTATTGCCGCCGTCCTGCTTGTACCCATTGCAACACGTATCGGAGACTCTTTGGAAGAACCTCACCCGAGGTTACTCATCATGGCCACTGCACTTATCTGCTCTGCTGGTATGGGCCTTCCCGTCTCTGGCTTCCCCAACATGACTGC CATCACGCAAGAAAACAAGCTCGGCCAGCGTTTCATTGGCGCTTCCGATTTCCTGAAGAATGGTATCTTGTCGTCGATTCTGGCGATGTTTGTCATTGTGACTGTAGGATATGCCATTATGCGTGGATTAGG TTTGTAA
- a CDS encoding hemolysin, putative gives MPPLVRRSTTSSIPTLLSLTKLVQLVPRSAQQWSSFGAATPPIEPEDPPDSPKFWWKLGLSVVLVLAGGVFAGLTLALMGSDDLNLRVLSTSSCNPKERKAANKVLRLLARGRHWVLVVLLLGNVIVNESLPIFLDDVLGGGLSAIIVSTTMIVIFGEIIPQAICVRYGLSIGGVCAPVVWALMILFAPIAWPIAKLLDRILGKDEGHTYKKAELKSFLQFHREGEEPLRDDEIVILNSVLSLNDKHAKEIMTPIEDCLILPSNKILNHDTIDEILLSGFSRIPIHEPGQKDNFIGMLLVKKLISYNPDDEWPVSKFPLLPLPEAKPEINCFQALDYFQTGRAHLILISDTPGQRGGALGIVSLEDLIEEIIGEEIVDETDRYQDNHSKKAVKRSGTAAVMRGIIERRRVLNAFSRAPSRSDPQTPVGLSGPDGKGANSTNGILVQVSEGSLIAETVDLSNDGATAAADPSRRLVISAAEPMSPIQEISTSPEIMYEAIQNGNRENGVQEESKDVKDAKRSALDQEAKNGSNLESEAYPDHEIFEMACKALVDKYCLTKEGEVGPGRTNKGWEWREHKFVAHQGYLYRRIVRYAPSTLFSYPLGQTHSDQSFNQTNEDEEDLEDAEDSALLPQQQDVLRSTKVEIEQYIVYSRTYRVPMYCFRAWDEAGAPLSISLLLKLNILHPPSPPQPLGFGDFGAALDTLMLPPENLPGEDTSPFPLVQSTEHPTTGELVFSIHPCRIGGAVEEVLTTEGLGKGAQAGLEWLEVWMAMTSKIADLTYA, from the exons ATGCCCCCTCTCGTGCGTCGCTCAACCACAAGCTCAATCcccactctcctctccctcacGAAACTCGTACAACTTGTACCACGATCAGCTCAACAATGGTCCTCCTTCGGTGCAGCTACCCCGCCAATTGAGCCTGAAGATCCTCCCGACAGTCCTAAATTTTGGTGGAAGCTTGGCCTGAGTGTGGTTCTTGTGTTGGCCGGTGGAGTATTTGCCGG TTTGACTTTGGCTTTGATGGGTTCGGACGACTTGAACCTTCGGGTGCTCTCAACATCTTCCTGCAATCCCAAAGAGCGCAAAGCGGCGAACAAAGTATTGAGGCTTCTTGCCAGAGGTCGACATTGGGTATTGGTCGTGTTATTGTTGGGTAATGTC ATTGTTAATGAATCGCTACCCATCTTCCTAGATGATGTTCTCGGTGGTGGACTGTCTGCCATCATCGTGTCAACGACAATGATCGTCATTTTTGGCGAGATTATTCCTCAAGCT ATTTGCGTTAGATATGGCCTTTCTATTGGCGGCGTCTGTGCACCCGTGGTGTGGGCACTCATGATTCTCTTCGCGCCCATCGCATGGCCGATCGCAAAGCTCTTGGACCGTATCTtagggaaagatgaaggtcaTAC CTATAAGAAAGCAGAACTCAAGAGTTTCTTGCAGTTTCATCGTGAAGGCGAGGAGCCGCTGCGTGACGACGAA ATTGTGATTCTCAACAGCGTCCTTTCACTGAATGACAAGCACGCCAAGGAAATCATGACTCCTATTGAAGACTGCTtgatccttccttccaacaAAATTCTCAACCACGATACCATAGATGAGATCCTATTGTCAGGGTTCTCTCGAATCCCTATTCATGAGCCTGGTCAGAAAGACAACTTTATCGGAATGCTCTTAGTCAAAAAG CTCATATCTTACAATCCCGATGATGAATGGCCCGTGTCCAAgttccccctccttccGCTGCCGGAAGCCAAGCCTGAAATCAACTGTTTTCAGGCCCTGGATTACTTCCAAACTGGGCGAGCACATCTTATACTCATCAGTGACACACCTGGCCAAAGGGGAGGTGCTTTGGGAATCGTCAGCT TGGAAGATTTGATCGAAGA GATTATTGGTGAGGAAATT GTGGACGAGACTGATAGATATCAGGACAACCACTCTAAGAAGGCGGTCAAGAGGTCTGGTACAGCTGCTGTCATGC GTGGCATTATCGAGCGTCGCCGAGTTCTAAACGCATTCAGTCGAGCTCCGTCTCGATCCGATCCGCAGACACCTGTTGGCCTTAGCGGCCCCGATGGTAAAGGAGCCAATTCGACCAATGGTATCCTTGTTCAAGTATCTGAAGGATCCCTCATCGCTGAGACCGTTGACCTTTCCAACGACGGTGCGACTGCTGCAGCGGACCCCTCCAGACGATTGGTGATCAGTGCGGCTGAACCCATGAGCCCTATACAAGAGATCAGTACTAGCCCGGAGATCATGTATGAAGCTATACAGAATGGAAATAGGGAAAATGGTGTTCAGGAGGAAAGTAAAGATGTCAAGGATGCTAAGAGGA GCGCTTTAGATCAAGAAGCAAAAAATGGGTCAAACCTTGAATCTGAAGCATACCCAGATCATGAGATCTTTGAGATGGCCTGTAAAGCATTGGTGGATAAGTATTGTCTGacaaaagaaggggaagttGGGCCGGGGAGAACGAACAAAGGTTGGGAATGGAGGGAACATAAG TTTGTAGCCCACCAAGGGTACCTCTACCGCCGGATCGTACGTTATGCACCCTCTACTCTTTTCAGCTATCCTTTGGGCCAGACTCACTCGGATCAATCGTTCAACCAAACcaatgaggatgaggaagatttAGAAGACGCAGAAGACAGTGCCCTTTTgcctcaacaacaagaTGTACTGCGGTCAACTAAGGTTGAGATAGAGCAATATATCGTTTACTCTAGGACTTATAGAGTGCCCATGTACTGTTTCAGGGCTTGGGACGAAG CTGGAGCGcccctctccatctctcttcttctcaagtTGAACAtccttcaccctccttcACCCCCACAGCCCCTGGGTTTTGGCGACTTTGGGGCTGCCTTGGACACCCTCATGCTCCCTCCTGAGAATCTGCCAGGAGAAGACACAtcgccttttcctcttgTGCAGTCCACAGAACATCCCACGACCGGAGAGCTTGTCTTTAGTATACATCCTTGTAGAATCGGCGGGGCGGTTGAAGAAGTCTTAACGACGGAGGGACTGGGTAAAGGGGCTCAAGCCGGTTTGGAGTGGCTGGAAGTTTGGATGGCGATGACTAGCAAAATTGCCGACTTGACATACGCTTAA